From Lolium perenne isolate Kyuss_39 chromosome 5, Kyuss_2.0, whole genome shotgun sequence, a single genomic window includes:
- the LOC127303129 gene encoding uncharacterized protein: protein MPRRSNATGYTGMRERPGGAFYAEIRSGLKRIKLGTYEAARAYDAEDLAPPPCLVTAEDRCHHKALQRRLYHVVEDECLMEEWKRRLPEDVQAMHAFYVECTGA from the exons ATGCCGCGCCGCTCGAACGCCACCGGCTACACTGGCATGCGGGAGCGCCCCGGTGGCGCGTTCTACGCGGAAATCCGTTCCGGTCTGAAACGGATCAAACTCGGCACGTACGAGGCGGCGCGCGCCTACGAC GCGGAGGATCTAGCGCCGCCTCCATGCCTCGTCACCGCCGAGGATAGGTGCCACCACAAGGCTCTGCAGCGGCGGCTCTACCACGTTGTCGAGGATGAGTGCCTCATGGAGGAGTGGAAGAGGCGCTTGCCGGAGGACGTCCAGGCGATGCACGCCTTCTACGTTGAGTGCACGGGTGCCTAA